The Musa acuminata AAA Group cultivar baxijiao chromosome BXJ1-3, Cavendish_Baxijiao_AAA, whole genome shotgun sequence genome window below encodes:
- the LOC135581312 gene encoding uncharacterized protein LOC135581312 isoform X1: protein MAAIALASLPLGFRFHPTDEELVNHYLKRKITGRIKSEMQVIPEIDVCKCEPWDLPEKSLIRSNDPEWFFFAPKDRKYPNGHRSNRATEAGYWKATGKDRIIRSKSSAAKSTIIGMKKTLVFHRGRAPHGVRTNWIMHEYRTTELEFESGDQGGYVLYRLFKKPEERISSTNAEEMEVNGFSPGDTQHDADMTEEIETQMNHDSPESDLQEEPQSMPDSVQKQPADIEMWLTGKTDGSTRVSVKPEMNCFNLDSPDEEAKAREKADPPQDAFAKFCDQEFAQIGHGVPNISSQIMPHSSYPLLSDINEELHIGLYPVDSTVGDDLDAILNSILSVDDCSSGASIIPKEPFAESLPEHSPWDSASHRDGDSSSDIETEPSLLQHAADLETCDWCCGSSLLPTDSLQIDGSVVSPGATMQLSTLYENASLLPYDISGPDVYSVDYGAESLQDLFNSLEELGSQNPISDCRDDLEGTGIQIRSRQAQQYQPNSDNLLLKQGTAGRRLRLQSSIRKVQFGSASDELSSTNDDRDKESTAEAKRELFYSMEEAISEKNVTNRDDLMDSGIKIRAQQVQHSANKLSTQEVQTLSEFTRHNELQFGSISDGESSIRSNFEDKVGRTEAGDHADDGISESEESRLPAFLDKLEDLSIHDADETSSKYQKSKSVLRSRRTSTNDSGNIPTYPSNRKAPRNQSVVAYMIFLVFLVVILLLCLRIWRSMNYPAV from the exons ATGGCGGCAATTGCTCTGGCTTCGCTCCCCCTAGGGTTCCGATTCCACCCCACGGACGAGGAGCTCGTCAACCACTACCTCAAGCGAAAAATCACTGGCCGGATCAAGTCCGAGATGCAGGTGATTCCCGAGATCGATGTCTGCAAGTGCGAGCCGTGGGATCTTCCAG AAAAATCCCTAATTAGGTCGAACGATCCCGAGTGGTTCTTCTTTGCGCCCAAGGATCGTAAGTATCCCAATGGTCACAGGTCTAACCGGGCCACTGAGGCCGGCTACTGGAAGGCCACGGGGAAGGACCGGATCATACGTTCCAAGTCTTCCGCGGCGAAGAGTACAATCATCGGCATGAAGAAGACGCTGGTCTTTCATCGGGGGCGAGCTCCCCATGGCGTCCGGACTAACTGGATTATGCATGAGTACCGCACTACCGAGCTTGAGTTCGAGTCTGGCGATCAG GGTGGTTATGTTCTTTATCGCTTATTTAAAAAGCCAGAAGAGAGGATTTCAAGCACCAATGCCGAAGAGATGGAGGTAAATGGGTTCTCCCCTGGCGATACCCAGCATGATGCAGATATGACGGAAGAAATTGAAACCCAGATGAATCATGACTCTCCAGAGTCGGACTtgcaagaagagccacaatctatGCCTGATTCTGTTCAAAAGCAACCTGCCGATATTGAGATGTGGTTGACTGGTAAAACTGATGGTTCAACTAGAGTCTCTGTGAAACCAGAGATGAATTGTTTCAATTTGGATTCACCTGATGAAGAGGCGAAAGCAAGAGAAAAG GCTGATCCGCCGCAAGATGCTTTCGCCAAATTTTGCGACCAGGAGTTTGCACAGATAGGTCATGGTGTCCCTAATATCAGTTCCCAAATTATGCCTCACTCAAGTTATCCTTTACTTAGCGATATCAATGAGGAATTACATATAGGATTATATCCGGTTGATAGTACTGTTGGTGATGATCTGGATGCAATCTTAAATTCAATACTCAGTGTAGATGATTGTTCTTCTGGTGCATCAATCATTCCAAAAGAACCATTTGCTGAGAGTTTACCTGAACACAGTCCCTGGGACTCAGCATCACACAGGGATGGTGACTCAAGTAGTGATATTGAGACTGAACCGAGTTTACTGCAG CATGCTGCAGATTTGGAAACTTGTGATTGGTGCTGTGGGTCATCTCTTCTGCCAACTGATTCCTTGCAGATAGATGGTTCTGTTGTTTCTCCTGGCGCAACGATGCAGTTGAGTACTCTATATGAAAATGCAAGTCTGCTTCCTTATGACATTAGTGGGCCAGATGTGTATTCGGTGGACTATGGTGCAGAATCCTTGCAAGATTTGTTTAACAGCTTGGAGGAACTGGGTAGCCAGAATCCTATATCTGATTGTAGGGATGATCTTGAGGGGACTGGAATCCAGATTAGGAGTCGTCAGGCACAGCAGTATCAACCAAATTCAGACAATTTATTATTGAAGCAGGGTACTGCAGGAAGAAGGCTTCGTTTGCAAAGTTCAATTAGGAAGGTACAATTTGGTAGTGCTAGTGATGAATTGAGCAGTACGAATGATGATCGAGACAAAGAATCAACTGCAGAAGCAAAACGGGAATTGTTTTATAGCATGGAGGAAGCTATATCCGAGAAGAATGTGACAAATAGGGATGATCTTATGGATTCTGGAATTAAGATTAGGGCTCAGCAAGTGCAGCATTCTGCAAATAAATTATCTACGCAGGAGGTTCAAACATTAAGTGAATTCACTCGACATAATGAGCTTCAATTTGGATCCATTTCTGATGGTGAATCAAGTATCAGAAGCAATTTTGAGGATAAAGTTGGAAGAACAGAG GCAGGAGACCATGCGGATGATGGCATATCTGAAAGTGAGGAGAGTAGATTGCCTGCTTTTCTTGACAAGCTTGAGGACTTATCTATTCATG ATGCAGATGAGACATCGAGTAAGTACCAAAAATCCAAATCTGTGCTCAGGTCGAGAAGAACGTCGACAAATGACAGTGGCAATATACCGACATACCCTTCAAATCGAAAGGCACCAAGGAACCAGTCGGTTGTCGCTTACATGATTTTTTTGGTTTTCTTGGTGGTCATCTTGCTGCTGTGTCTCAGGATATGGAGGAGCATGAACTATCCAGCTGTATAA
- the LOC135581312 gene encoding uncharacterized protein LOC135581312 isoform X2 — MAAIALASLPLGFRFHPTDEELVNHYLKRKITGRIKSEMQVIPEIDVCKCEPWDLPEKSLIRSNDPEWFFFAPKDRKYPNGHRSNRATEAGYWKATGKDRIIRSKSSAAKSTIIGMKKTLVFHRGRAPHGVRTNWIMHEYRTTELEFESGDQGGYVLYRLFKKPEERISSTNAEEMEVNGFSPGDTQHDADMTEEIETQMNHDSPESDLQEEPQSMPDSVQKQPADIEMWLTGKTDGSTRVSVKPEMNCFNLDSPDEEAKAREKADPPQDAFAKFCDQEFAQIGHGVPNISSQIMPHSSYPLLSDINEELHIGLYPVDSTVGDDLDAILNSILSVDDCSSGASIIPKEPFAESLPEHSPWDSASHRDGDSSSDIETEPSLLQHAADLETCDWCCGSSLLPTDSLQIDGSVVSPGATMQLSTLYENASLLPYDISGPDVYSVDYGAESLQDLFNSLEELGSQNPISDCRDDLEGTGIQIRSRQAQQYQPNSDNLLLKQGTAGRRLRLQSSIRKVQFGSASDELSSTNDDRDKESTAEAKRELFYSMEEAISEKNVTNRDDLMDSGIKIRAQQVQHSANKLSTQEVQTLSEFTRHNELQFGSISDGESSIRSNFEDKVGRTEAGDHADDGISESEESRLPAFLDKLEDLSIHDETSSKYQKSKSVLRSRRTSTNDSGNIPTYPSNRKAPRNQSVVAYMIFLVFLVVILLLCLRIWRSMNYPAV; from the exons ATGGCGGCAATTGCTCTGGCTTCGCTCCCCCTAGGGTTCCGATTCCACCCCACGGACGAGGAGCTCGTCAACCACTACCTCAAGCGAAAAATCACTGGCCGGATCAAGTCCGAGATGCAGGTGATTCCCGAGATCGATGTCTGCAAGTGCGAGCCGTGGGATCTTCCAG AAAAATCCCTAATTAGGTCGAACGATCCCGAGTGGTTCTTCTTTGCGCCCAAGGATCGTAAGTATCCCAATGGTCACAGGTCTAACCGGGCCACTGAGGCCGGCTACTGGAAGGCCACGGGGAAGGACCGGATCATACGTTCCAAGTCTTCCGCGGCGAAGAGTACAATCATCGGCATGAAGAAGACGCTGGTCTTTCATCGGGGGCGAGCTCCCCATGGCGTCCGGACTAACTGGATTATGCATGAGTACCGCACTACCGAGCTTGAGTTCGAGTCTGGCGATCAG GGTGGTTATGTTCTTTATCGCTTATTTAAAAAGCCAGAAGAGAGGATTTCAAGCACCAATGCCGAAGAGATGGAGGTAAATGGGTTCTCCCCTGGCGATACCCAGCATGATGCAGATATGACGGAAGAAATTGAAACCCAGATGAATCATGACTCTCCAGAGTCGGACTtgcaagaagagccacaatctatGCCTGATTCTGTTCAAAAGCAACCTGCCGATATTGAGATGTGGTTGACTGGTAAAACTGATGGTTCAACTAGAGTCTCTGTGAAACCAGAGATGAATTGTTTCAATTTGGATTCACCTGATGAAGAGGCGAAAGCAAGAGAAAAG GCTGATCCGCCGCAAGATGCTTTCGCCAAATTTTGCGACCAGGAGTTTGCACAGATAGGTCATGGTGTCCCTAATATCAGTTCCCAAATTATGCCTCACTCAAGTTATCCTTTACTTAGCGATATCAATGAGGAATTACATATAGGATTATATCCGGTTGATAGTACTGTTGGTGATGATCTGGATGCAATCTTAAATTCAATACTCAGTGTAGATGATTGTTCTTCTGGTGCATCAATCATTCCAAAAGAACCATTTGCTGAGAGTTTACCTGAACACAGTCCCTGGGACTCAGCATCACACAGGGATGGTGACTCAAGTAGTGATATTGAGACTGAACCGAGTTTACTGCAG CATGCTGCAGATTTGGAAACTTGTGATTGGTGCTGTGGGTCATCTCTTCTGCCAACTGATTCCTTGCAGATAGATGGTTCTGTTGTTTCTCCTGGCGCAACGATGCAGTTGAGTACTCTATATGAAAATGCAAGTCTGCTTCCTTATGACATTAGTGGGCCAGATGTGTATTCGGTGGACTATGGTGCAGAATCCTTGCAAGATTTGTTTAACAGCTTGGAGGAACTGGGTAGCCAGAATCCTATATCTGATTGTAGGGATGATCTTGAGGGGACTGGAATCCAGATTAGGAGTCGTCAGGCACAGCAGTATCAACCAAATTCAGACAATTTATTATTGAAGCAGGGTACTGCAGGAAGAAGGCTTCGTTTGCAAAGTTCAATTAGGAAGGTACAATTTGGTAGTGCTAGTGATGAATTGAGCAGTACGAATGATGATCGAGACAAAGAATCAACTGCAGAAGCAAAACGGGAATTGTTTTATAGCATGGAGGAAGCTATATCCGAGAAGAATGTGACAAATAGGGATGATCTTATGGATTCTGGAATTAAGATTAGGGCTCAGCAAGTGCAGCATTCTGCAAATAAATTATCTACGCAGGAGGTTCAAACATTAAGTGAATTCACTCGACATAATGAGCTTCAATTTGGATCCATTTCTGATGGTGAATCAAGTATCAGAAGCAATTTTGAGGATAAAGTTGGAAGAACAGAG GCAGGAGACCATGCGGATGATGGCATATCTGAAAGTGAGGAGAGTAGATTGCCTGCTTTTCTTGACAAGCTTGAGGACTTATCTATTCATG ATGAGACATCGAGTAAGTACCAAAAATCCAAATCTGTGCTCAGGTCGAGAAGAACGTCGACAAATGACAGTGGCAATATACCGACATACCCTTCAAATCGAAAGGCACCAAGGAACCAGTCGGTTGTCGCTTACATGATTTTTTTGGTTTTCTTGGTGGTCATCTTGCTGCTGTGTCTCAGGATATGGAGGAGCATGAACTATCCAGCTGTATAA